One segment of Blastocatellia bacterium DNA contains the following:
- a CDS encoding TonB family protein — protein MQQQKALFADAFLYQPSIIKRLATGFAEASQEFRQNPKAFVTGALKGDGVGGRLRQDRLMLGFAVAMFVFASIVAAMLIAFWIKHHNAGAQEELAVVDYKLTDIAPIDMPKMEKKAGGGGGGGRNAPTPQSKGQLPKFSLTPPIIAPRPEPQLRPPSLPVQETIQVDPRLEPPRIADMPTGDPKGVPGPPSPGPGTGGGIGTGSGGGIGSGDGTGAGPGHGYNMGGGDPRLGGGDRNAVATVVDQKPVPLNSPQPRYTEEARKNKIQGVVIARVLVGADGAVKQARIVRGLPDGLDEQAIQAAYQLRFRPAMKSGQPIAFWVPVQIEFNLR, from the coding sequence ATGCAACAACAGAAAGCCTTATTCGCTGACGCTTTCCTATATCAACCGTCTATCATCAAACGACTGGCCACCGGCTTTGCCGAAGCCAGTCAAGAATTCCGCCAGAATCCCAAAGCGTTTGTCACCGGCGCCCTCAAAGGCGACGGCGTCGGCGGGCGGCTGCGGCAAGACCGATTGATGCTCGGCTTTGCCGTCGCCATGTTCGTCTTCGCCAGCATCGTCGCCGCCATGCTGATCGCTTTCTGGATCAAGCACCACAATGCCGGGGCGCAGGAAGAGCTGGCGGTGGTCGATTATAAGCTGACCGATATTGCGCCGATTGATATGCCGAAGATGGAGAAGAAGGCCGGCGGCGGCGGCGGCGGCGGGCGCAACGCGCCGACTCCGCAATCGAAAGGGCAGTTGCCGAAGTTTTCATTGACGCCGCCCATCATCGCGCCGCGCCCGGAGCCGCAGCTCCGACCGCCTTCACTGCCGGTGCAAGAGACCATTCAAGTTGATCCGCGGCTTGAGCCGCCGCGCATCGCCGATATGCCGACGGGCGACCCGAAAGGCGTGCCCGGCCCGCCCTCGCCCGGCCCCGGCACAGGCGGCGGCATCGGCACCGGTTCGGGTGGCGGCATCGGCAGCGGCGATGGCACCGGCGCGGGGCCGGGACATGGCTATAACATGGGCGGCGGCGACCCGCGCCTCGGCGGCGGCGACCGCAATGCCGTGGCCACGGTCGTAGACCAGAAGCCTGTGCCGCTCAACAGCCCGCAGCCGCGTTACACCGAAGAAGCGCGCAAGAACAAGATTCAGGGCGTCGTCATCGCCCGCGTGCTGGTCGGCGCCGATGGCGCGGTCAAGCAGGCGAGAATCGTGCGCGGTCTGCCCGACGGTCTGGACGAGCAGGCGATTCAGGCGGCTTACCAGTTGCGATTCCGGCCGGCAATGAAATCCGGTCAGCCCATCGCCTTCTGGGTGCCTGTGCAGATCGAATTCAACTTGCGGTAA
- a CDS encoding YCF48-related protein, whose protein sequence is MGKLRFFIAAFVAALVFAAACSKSNGGGNWTPLDTGTSDAFFSINFVNEDVGWLNGQTDRGYVPPEDAGNENANANANKAPKPKAAGKKPEDPLKANQGFEVLHTTDGGATWKAIPDQFKYKIRQVWFADPQAGWALTIDRDILHTADGGATWAMQRKAGKIKLKITGYKPPEMEQPEQLDNLRFIDAQHGWAWGGGRKDEYTEQPGTFLITTDGGQHWNETPFPFEQAVAWIFFLNPRTAWASTDNGGFYKTNDGGLNWEKATRPAGDLVYRSIFFADENNGWAVGRSGRMVRTRDGGKTWEKLYQVKDEFKMRAVYFIDRKRGWAVGDNGNVLYTADGGDEWLTATTPFPARLLHVVFAGERTGYAAGLDGTIWKYETR, encoded by the coding sequence ATGGGTAAATTGAGATTCTTTATCGCCGCCTTTGTCGCCGCCCTCGTGTTTGCGGCGGCTTGCTCGAAGTCGAACGGTGGCGGCAACTGGACGCCGCTCGACACCGGCACCTCGGATGCCTTCTTCAGCATCAACTTCGTCAACGAAGATGTCGGCTGGCTCAATGGCCAGACAGACCGAGGCTATGTGCCGCCCGAAGACGCCGGCAACGAAAACGCCAACGCGAATGCTAACAAAGCGCCCAAGCCCAAAGCCGCAGGCAAGAAGCCCGAAGACCCGCTCAAGGCGAATCAAGGGTTCGAGGTCCTGCACACGACCGATGGCGGCGCCACCTGGAAAGCGATCCCCGATCAGTTCAAGTACAAGATTCGCCAGGTCTGGTTCGCAGACCCGCAGGCCGGCTGGGCGCTGACGATTGACCGCGACATCCTGCACACCGCAGACGGCGGCGCGACCTGGGCGATGCAGCGCAAGGCCGGCAAGATCAAGTTGAAGATCACCGGCTACAAGCCGCCGGAGATGGAACAGCCGGAACAGCTCGACAACCTGCGCTTCATTGACGCGCAGCACGGCTGGGCCTGGGGCGGCGGGCGCAAAGACGAGTACACCGAGCAGCCGGGCACATTTCTGATCACCACAGACGGCGGCCAGCACTGGAACGAAACGCCTTTCCCGTTCGAGCAGGCGGTGGCCTGGATATTCTTCCTCAACCCGCGAACGGCGTGGGCCAGCACCGACAACGGCGGCTTTTATAAGACCAATGATGGCGGCCTGAACTGGGAGAAGGCGACGCGGCCGGCGGGTGATCTGGTCTATCGCAGCATCTTTTTCGCCGACGAGAACAACGGCTGGGCCGTTGGCCGCAGCGGGCGCATGGTGCGCACACGCGACGGCGGCAAGACCTGGGAAAAGCTCTATCAGGTGAAAGACGAGTTCAAGATGCGCGCCGTCTATTTCATCGACCGCAAGCGCGGCTGGGCCGTCGGCGACAATGGCAATGTGCTTTACACCGCAGACGGCGGCGACGAATGGCTAACGGCGACGACGCCCTTCCCGGCGCGGTTGCTGCACGTTGTCTTTGCCGGCGAGCGCACGGGCTATGCCGCCGGACTGGACGGCACCATCTGGAAGTACGAAACCAGGTAG
- the speB gene encoding agmatinase, which produces MSESTNLPFNFGGLDEEAADFDKAKVLIWPVPFEKTVSYGVGTKDGPQAIIAASRNMELFDEEVGGETSQIGIHTLTATDADREPDEMMRVLYQEAKELLTLDKFICMLGGEHSISAPVIKAHKERYANLSVLQIDAHADLRDQYDGTPHSHASIMRRVVEFCPVVQVGIRSLSSEEARVIPSLPTKIFFAKDIIGRTDWMDDVVASLTQEVYLTIDVDGFDPSLIPTTGTPEPGGLMWYDVVWLLRKVARNRRIVGMDITELSTSPDNPSPSFLTAKLIYKTLGYIFHDLVPKIVTGHA; this is translated from the coding sequence ATGAGCGAATCGACAAACCTGCCTTTCAATTTTGGGGGGCTTGACGAAGAAGCAGCCGACTTTGACAAAGCGAAGGTATTAATTTGGCCGGTGCCATTTGAGAAAACGGTGAGCTATGGCGTAGGAACAAAAGATGGACCGCAAGCGATAATCGCGGCTTCTCGGAATATGGAGTTATTCGACGAGGAGGTTGGCGGAGAGACTTCTCAGATTGGTATTCATACGCTTACAGCTACCGACGCCGACAGAGAACCAGATGAAATGATGCGGGTGCTTTACCAGGAAGCAAAAGAACTACTTACGCTGGACAAGTTCATTTGTATGCTGGGGGGAGAGCACTCCATTTCTGCTCCAGTAATCAAAGCACATAAGGAAAGGTATGCTAATCTATCAGTGCTTCAGATAGATGCACATGCAGATCTTCGTGATCAATATGATGGAACCCCACACAGCCATGCATCAATTATGCGTCGCGTCGTGGAATTTTGTCCGGTGGTTCAAGTTGGCATTCGGTCATTATCCTCTGAAGAGGCGAGAGTGATTCCATCTCTGCCAACAAAGATATTCTTTGCGAAGGATATTATCGGTCGAACAGACTGGATGGATGACGTAGTCGCAAGCCTTACTCAAGAAGTCTATCTGACGATAGATGTCGATGGATTCGACCCTAGTCTTATTCCTACAACCGGGACTCCGGAACCTGGCGGACTCATGTGGTATGACGTCGTCTGGTTACTCCGCAAGGTTGCCCGAAACCGGCGCATTGTTGGCATGGATATCACCGAACTCTCAACCTCACCTGACAACCCCTCTCCGAGCTTCTTAACCGCAAAGCTTATTTATAAAACGTTGGGATACATTTTTCACGACCTGGTTCCCAAAATCGTTACTGGACACGCTTAA
- a CDS encoding TIR domain-containing protein: MNRQRPKMFIGSSLEGLEIAKAIQANLDHECEITLWSQGVFGLGEGTLEALVEKLGEFDFASLVLTPDDLIKSRKGSSPSPRDNVLLELGLFIGRLGRKRTFIVYDRTASLRLPSDLAGVTSATFQPHLSQNWQAALGAACTQIERAVRGLGIRPHSLGETSCKAEIYYHNRGFTKEQADSVVKKLHAYGIKSTLLEHAIPDTPDAVFIGSYVRAADARFVLSLLPYEVKYLFRPDYPESAGGDSNGLKIGIGYLSYYSTEDRSPRSQPVRITKGQLAELKNPQKTDTEFQCLLHRITKSSDMI, from the coding sequence ATGAATAGGCAACGGCCCAAAATGTTTATTGGCTCGTCATTGGAAGGGCTAGAGATTGCCAAAGCGATACAGGCTAATCTTGATCATGAATGTGAAATAACCCTGTGGAGTCAAGGAGTTTTCGGACTCGGAGAGGGAACCTTAGAAGCACTGGTCGAGAAACTAGGCGAGTTTGATTTTGCGAGCCTTGTACTGACACCTGATGATTTAATCAAGAGTAGAAAGGGATCAAGTCCTTCTCCGCGTGATAACGTTTTGCTTGAACTCGGCCTGTTTATTGGACGACTTGGTCGTAAAAGAACATTCATTGTTTACGACCGTACAGCTTCTTTACGGCTGCCTTCAGACCTAGCAGGAGTGACGTCGGCTACCTTCCAGCCGCACCTGTCTCAAAACTGGCAGGCTGCTCTTGGGGCAGCTTGCACGCAAATAGAAAGAGCAGTGAGAGGACTTGGGATTCGTCCGCATAGTCTCGGAGAGACTTCTTGCAAAGCTGAGATTTATTACCACAATCGCGGTTTTACAAAAGAGCAGGCGGATTCGGTAGTAAAAAAGCTCCATGCATACGGAATCAAATCTACCCTCCTTGAACATGCAATTCCAGATACCCCAGATGCGGTCTTTATAGGAAGCTATGTGCGTGCAGCAGACGCACGGTTTGTCCTTAGCTTATTGCCTTATGAAGTCAAGTATTTGTTCCGGCCAGATTATCCGGAATCGGCGGGTGGCGACTCAAATGGCCTTAAAATCGGGATAGGCTACCTCTCTTATTATAGTACCGAGGACCGCAGTCCGCGCTCGCAACCCGTGCGGATTACAAAAGGCCAGCTTGCCGAGCTGAAAAACCCTCAGAAGACAGATACAGAATTTCAGTGTCTCTTGCATCGAATTACAAAAAGCTCCGACATGATCTAG
- a CDS encoding serine hydrolase — protein sequence MKFNCPALTALLLILALALAGAAQHKAKPSTRPSHTIADPRRDILGLSGLISRLMSEGDVQGLSIAWIRDGKVYWASGFGVKNAGTKEIVDLSTMFEAASLSKPVFAYAVLKMVERGELDLDTPLSKYLPAYIENDERLNLITARRVLSHTTGFPNWRPEGKPLAIMFTPGDRFSYSGEGFVYLQKVVEHLTGQPLNEVMRKEVFAPLGMQDSSYVWQDRIAAQMAVGHSQMGKPLPQNRGQQANAAASLRTTPSDYARFVIAVMNGTGLKETTAQQMLTPQVKLDEGCVNCLNRKLLKPSPSLAWGLGVGLQHTAQGDAFWHWGDNGGFKDYVVAFSKPKTGVIIFTNSDNGLGIIPEIVKEAMGGDQPAFSLLNYEAYNSPSRRLRRSIEQVGVEAAIRQFRADWRQHPDSFKVNEGALNSLGYSYLRSKKIKEAIEIFKLNVEAFPNSSNVYDSLAEAYMENGDKALAIQNYKKSIELNPDNANGVEMLKRLEQK from the coding sequence ATGAAGTTTAACTGTCCCGCTTTGACTGCTCTTTTATTGATCCTCGCGCTCGCGCTCGCGGGCGCAGCGCAACACAAGGCGAAGCCTTCCACGCGTCCGAGCCATACGATTGCCGACCCACGGCGTGACATCCTTGGGCTGAGTGGTCTGATCTCGCGGCTGATGAGCGAAGGTGACGTGCAGGGATTATCTATCGCCTGGATTCGTGATGGGAAGGTCTATTGGGCGAGCGGCTTCGGAGTCAAGAACGCCGGCACGAAAGAGATTGTTGATTTAAGCACGATGTTTGAAGCGGCGTCACTGAGCAAGCCGGTCTTCGCCTATGCGGTGTTGAAGATGGTCGAACGCGGCGAGCTTGATTTAGACACGCCGCTGTCGAAATACCTACCGGCTTACATTGAAAATGACGAGCGCTTGAACCTGATCACCGCGCGCCGCGTCTTGAGCCACACCACAGGCTTTCCGAACTGGCGACCCGAAGGCAAGCCGCTGGCCATCATGTTCACGCCGGGCGACCGCTTCAGCTATTCGGGCGAAGGCTTCGTCTACCTGCAAAAAGTGGTCGAGCATCTGACCGGCCAGCCGTTGAATGAAGTGATGCGCAAAGAGGTCTTCGCGCCGCTCGGTATGCAAGACAGCAGCTACGTCTGGCAAGACCGCATCGCCGCGCAGATGGCCGTCGGCCATTCGCAGATGGGCAAGCCCCTGCCGCAGAACAGGGGCCAGCAAGCGAACGCCGCCGCCAGCCTGCGCACGACGCCGAGCGATTACGCCCGGTTCGTCATCGCGGTGATGAACGGCACCGGCTTGAAAGAAACGACCGCGCAACAGATGTTGACGCCGCAGGTCAAGCTCGACGAAGGCTGCGTGAACTGCCTGAATCGCAAGCTGCTGAAGCCGTCGCCGTCTTTGGCGTGGGGGCTCGGCGTCGGGCTGCAACACACAGCGCAGGGCGACGCCTTCTGGCACTGGGGCGACAATGGCGGCTTCAAGGATTATGTCGTCGCCTTCAGCAAGCCGAAAACCGGCGTGATCATCTTTACCAATAGCGACAACGGGCTCGGCATCATCCCTGAGATTGTTAAAGAGGCGATGGGCGGCGATCAGCCGGCTTTCAGTTTGCTGAACTATGAAGCGTACAACTCACCTAGCCGCCGCCTGCGCCGCAGCATTGAGCAGGTCGGCGTCGAAGCCGCCATTCGCCAGTTCCGCGCCGACTGGCGGCAGCACCCCGACAGCTTCAAGGTGAACGAAGGCGCGCTGAACAGTCTCGGTTATAGCTATTTGCGCTCGAAGAAGATCAAAGAGGCAATCGAGATTTTCAAGCTCAACGTCGAGGCGTTTCCGAATTCATCGAACGTCTACGACAGTCTCGCCGAAGCCTACATGGAAAACGGCGACAAAGCGCTCGCCATCCAGAATTACAAGAAGTCCATCGAGCTGAACCCTGACAACGCCAACGGCGTCGAGATGCTGAAGCGGTTGGAGCAGAAGTAA
- the queA gene encoding tRNA preQ1(34) S-adenosylmethionine ribosyltransferase-isomerase QueA: MLVSDFDYELPERLIAQEPAARRDQSRLLVVERAAQAFDDTSFDHLPECLRAGDVLVLNNTRVFPARLIGRRLRKTSRGETILGGRVEIFLTDRLEPLVWEALVRPGRHLLPGAEVEFARGKLTAEIVEWREHGRRIVRFHAAGDFDEIIDRIGRTPLPPYIKRDEEDRLDHERYQTVYARERGAVAAPTAGLHFTPELLERIRARGVEVVEITLHVGYGTFQPIRVERVEAHRIEAERYEISEAAAAAINRALKEARRVIAVGTTTTRALESACRCDAGTRRHGDAERENKEAEEQEIMGAADSFLRRVAASPRPRVAAGAATTELFIYPGFQFRVISGLVTNFHLPQSSLLMLVSAFGGRDLVLRAYRHAVERDYRFYSYGDAMLII; the protein is encoded by the coding sequence ATGCTGGTTTCCGATTTCGATTACGAGCTGCCCGAACGATTGATCGCGCAGGAGCCGGCGGCGCGGCGCGACCAGTCGCGGCTGCTGGTTGTTGAGCGCGCGGCGCAGGCGTTCGACGATACGAGCTTCGATCATCTGCCGGAGTGTCTGCGCGCCGGTGATGTGCTGGTCTTGAACAACACGCGAGTCTTTCCGGCGCGGCTCATCGGCAGGCGGCTTAGGAAGACATCACGCGGCGAGACGATTCTCGGCGGGCGCGTCGAGATTTTTTTGACAGATCGCCTGGAGCCGCTCGTCTGGGAAGCCTTGGTGCGGCCCGGCAGACACTTGCTGCCCGGCGCTGAAGTTGAATTCGCGCGCGGCAAGCTCACCGCCGAAATCGTCGAATGGCGCGAGCATGGTCGCCGCATCGTGCGCTTCCATGCCGCGGGCGATTTTGACGAGATCATTGATCGCATCGGGCGCACGCCGCTGCCGCCTTACATCAAGCGCGACGAAGAAGACCGCCTGGATCACGAGCGCTATCAAACGGTCTACGCCCGCGAGCGCGGCGCGGTGGCGGCGCCGACCGCCGGATTGCACTTCACGCCTGAGCTGCTTGAGCGCATCCGCGCTCGCGGCGTCGAAGTCGTAGAGATTACGCTGCATGTCGGCTACGGCACATTCCAGCCCATCCGCGTCGAGCGCGTCGAAGCGCATCGCATCGAAGCCGAGCGCTACGAGATCAGCGAAGCGGCGGCGGCGGCAATCAACCGCGCGCTCAAAGAAGCCCGCCGAGTGATCGCCGTCGGCACGACGACGACGCGCGCGCTGGAATCGGCCTGCCGGTGCGACGCGGGGACGCGGCGACACGGCGACGCGGAGAGAGAAAACAAAGAAGCAGAGGAGCAAGAAATCATGGGAGCGGCAGACTCTTTCCTTCGCCGCGTCGCCGCGTCGCCGCGTCCCCGCGTCGCGGCTGGCGCGGCGACGACGGAGTTGTTCATCTATCCCGGCTTTCAATTCCGCGTCATCAGCGGACTCGTCACCAACTTTCATCTCCCGCAATCGTCGCTGCTGATGCTGGTGTCGGCCTTCGGCGGGCGCGACTTGGTGTTGCGGGCGTACCGCCACGCGGTCGAGCGCGACTATCGCTTCTACAGCTACGGCGACGCGATGCTGATTATCTAA
- a CDS encoding YihY/virulence factor BrkB family protein produces the protein MSFMDNDLTTAAAAVSYFSMLTLFPMLLLLLTIGNHLLGPATVEKYIIGQVLAFLPGAQSFVRKNLESISNISTGVIVSCVTVMLWAASWMFTVIEKALNRVWGTYPRAFLRGRAWNIAVMGSIFALLGASALFTAFVTGAQAAAQRIPLKLGPWITPFSEFAWQMVFILVSLAVTVTLFTLLYKLLPNTHVPFVEALTGAVLAGVLWEAAKFGFAYLLPYFHYDLLYGSIGAGVALLSWVYLSSVIMLFGAQFTALVHRDHLYEASHKKPPDSTDDLPAEEVKLEG, from the coding sequence ATGTCATTCATGGATAATGACCTGACGACGGCGGCAGCGGCAGTCTCTTACTTCTCGATGCTGACGCTGTTTCCGATGCTGCTGCTGCTGCTCACCATCGGCAACCACCTGCTCGGCCCGGCGACCGTCGAGAAGTACATCATCGGCCAGGTGCTCGCCTTTCTGCCGGGAGCGCAGAGCTTCGTGCGTAAGAACCTCGAATCGATCAGCAACATCTCGACGGGCGTCATCGTCAGTTGCGTCACCGTCATGCTGTGGGCGGCGTCGTGGATGTTCACGGTCATCGAGAAAGCCTTGAACCGCGTCTGGGGCACCTACCCGCGCGCCTTCCTGCGCGGGCGCGCATGGAACATCGCCGTGATGGGCTCGATCTTCGCGCTGCTCGGCGCATCGGCCTTGTTCACCGCCTTCGTCACCGGCGCGCAGGCAGCGGCACAGCGCATCCCGCTAAAGCTCGGCCCGTGGATCACGCCGTTTTCCGAGTTCGCCTGGCAGATGGTCTTTATCCTCGTCAGCCTGGCGGTGACCGTCACGCTCTTCACCTTGCTCTACAAGCTGCTGCCGAATACGCATGTGCCGTTTGTCGAGGCGCTGACCGGCGCGGTGCTGGCCGGGGTCTTGTGGGAAGCGGCCAAGTTCGGCTTCGCCTACCTGCTGCCTTACTTTCACTACGACCTGCTGTATGGCTCAATCGGCGCGGGCGTGGCGCTGCTGTCGTGGGTTTACCTGTCGAGCGTGATTATGCTCTTCGGCGCGCAGTTCACGGCGCTGGTGCATCGCGACCACCTTTACGAAGCGTCGCACAAGAAACCGCCCGACAGCACCGACGACCTTCCCGCCGAAGAGGTGAAGCTCGAAGGATGA
- a CDS encoding AAA family ATPase — MMIESVEFKNFKALRDAKLPLSQFTLIVGPNGSGKSTAMQALQAVGNLESVDYSKIITAGINPTEQAVEVIINWGKSLGEAQTVATWFSHPFPSRNYPLRSEYRLKLDQILEAIRVYSFDAQAIATPTQLVPRMTLDSNGANLAGVLDRLRDNAPERFEALNEELGRWLPEYDRILFDTPQAGFRSIRLRKREGHHKIPASELSQGTLLALALLTLAYLPDPAPIICIEEPDRGIHPRLLRDVRDALYRLSYPADFGEKREPVQVIATTHSPYLLDLFKDHPEEIVIAQKIGQEARFERLSDQDNIDEILEGARLSDLWYSGILGGVPAQP; from the coding sequence ATGATGATTGAGTCGGTCGAGTTCAAGAACTTCAAGGCCCTGCGCGATGCGAAGCTGCCCTTGAGTCAATTCACGCTGATCGTCGGCCCGAATGGCAGCGGCAAGAGCACCGCGATGCAGGCGCTGCAAGCGGTTGGGAATCTTGAGAGCGTAGACTATTCGAAGATAATTACCGCCGGGATCAATCCAACAGAACAAGCTGTTGAGGTCATCATTAATTGGGGCAAATCATTGGGGGAGGCGCAGACGGTTGCGACATGGTTTTCTCATCCATTTCCTTCTCGCAATTATCCACTGCGATCTGAGTATCGTCTGAAGCTGGATCAGATCTTAGAAGCTATTCGCGTCTATTCTTTTGACGCCCAAGCAATAGCAACACCTACACAGCTTGTGCCGCGCATGACCCTAGATTCTAATGGTGCTAATCTAGCCGGTGTGCTTGACCGCCTGCGTGACAACGCGCCAGAGAGATTCGAGGCATTGAATGAGGAATTAGGCAGGTGGTTGCCAGAATATGATCGCATCCTGTTTGACACACCGCAGGCCGGGTTCCGCTCTATCCGACTGCGGAAGCGTGAGGGACATCACAAGATTCCGGCTTCTGAACTTTCACAAGGAACGCTCCTCGCGCTTGCTTTGCTCACGCTCGCATACCTCCCCGACCCGGCACCAATCATCTGCATCGAAGAGCCGGATCGCGGCATTCACCCGCGCTTGCTGCGTGATGTGCGTGATGCGCTCTATCGATTAAGCTACCCGGCGGACTTTGGTGAGAAGCGCGAGCCGGTGCAGGTCATTGCGACAACACATTCGCCCTACCTGCTCGACTTGTTCAAAGACCACCCCGAAGAAATCGTCATTGCCCAGAAGATCGGGCAAGAGGCGCGGTTCGAGCGGCTGTCGGATCAGGACAACATTGACGAGATACTGGAAGGCGCAAGGTTGAGCGACCTCTGGTACAGCGGCATTCTTGGGGGAGTTCCCGCGCAGCCATGA
- a CDS encoding DUF3142 domain-containing protein — translation MAPQRIKRVVILSALAAALAVTAALLALRWRPAALATIRHASIGSVDDRLSDLPRVILWAWERPEDLRFINPQATGVAYLAATIRLRGDRTIIRPRLQPLRLAPGTRRVAVARIETGNRPLYSDEQRRRIVAELIGLAGGENVEAVQIDFDALTSERPFYRALLVDLRGQLPKAVRLSITALASWCYGDNWVADLPIDEAVPMLFRMGADRENIRMRLKAGDPFSVPLARHSLGISTDEPIDGLPAGRRVYVFNPRPWSAESVGQIIREVQEK, via the coding sequence ATGGCCCCGCAGCGAATAAAACGTGTCGTTATCCTCAGTGCCCTGGCCGCGGCGCTCGCCGTGACGGCGGCGCTGCTCGCTCTGCGGTGGCGGCCCGCGGCACTTGCGACGATCCGCCATGCTTCCATCGGCTCAGTCGATGACCGCTTGAGCGATCTGCCGCGCGTCATCTTGTGGGCCTGGGAGCGCCCCGAAGATTTGCGCTTCATCAACCCGCAAGCAACTGGCGTCGCCTATCTGGCCGCAACCATTCGCCTGCGCGGCGACCGCACCATCATCCGCCCGCGCTTGCAGCCGCTGCGGCTTGCGCCCGGCACACGTCGCGTCGCCGTCGCACGCATTGAAACCGGCAATCGCCCGCTCTATTCAGACGAGCAGCGCCGCCGCATCGTGGCCGAACTCATCGGGCTGGCCGGCGGCGAAAACGTCGAAGCCGTGCAGATCGATTTCGACGCGCTCACATCAGAGCGCCCTTTCTACCGCGCCCTGCTCGTTGATCTCAGAGGGCAACTGCCAAAGGCGGTGCGGCTATCGATCACGGCGCTGGCGTCGTGGTGCTATGGCGACAACTGGGTCGCCGACCTGCCGATTGATGAAGCCGTGCCGATGCTGTTTCGCATGGGCGCCGACCGCGAAAACATCCGGATGCGACTGAAAGCCGGCGACCCGTTCAGCGTTCCGCTTGCCCGCCACAGCCTCGGCATCTCGACCGACGAACCGATTGACGGGCTGCCCGCCGGTCGCCGCGTCTATGTCTTCAACCCGCGCCCCTGGTCTGCCGAAAGCGTCGGGCAAATTATCCGCGAGGTTCAGGAAAAGTAA